Part of the Salinimonas lutimaris genome, TACAGCCCGTTTTTTATTGGAGCAGTTGTTTAAAGAATCCTGTCTTATGTCCGCTATTCGTATTTCTCTGCGCCAGCTGGTAGCAAGCCCACACCGCAACTTTACCCTGCACACTGACAATCTGGATTTGTATCCGGGCCAGCACTGTTTGCTGACCGGCGCAAATGGTGGCGGCAAGTCAGCATTACTGGCGGTACTGGCTGGTGAGATGATGCCGCAGCAGGGGGGATGTGAAGTCAGCGGGACTCTGGAGTGGGTGAGCAGTTATCAGCAGCAGGCCTTGTTGGAACAAGAACGTAAAAAAGACAGTGCTGATATTCTCGATGTGATTGCCACGCCAACCCTGGCCGTTGAGATATTGCTGGAGGAATCGCAGGATGTCAGTGGCTGTGATACACGCTATGAGTTAACCGGCCAAGCTCGCAGAATAACCGATGCGCTGTGTATCACCGATATACTCAAGCGCCCCTTTACGGCGTTATCTACCGGAGAAACCCGCAAGTTACTGCTGGCCCGGGCGTTTTTACGTCAGCCAGACTGGTTACTGCTGGATGAGCCGTTTGCCGGGCTGGATGAGAAAACCACACACGCGTTACAACAGTTGCTGGTGGAGATTGCGCCGCATACCACGCTGGTTGTAGCAACCGCGCGCTGGCAGGATTTACCGGCCGGGCTGTTTTGTCATTGTGGCTGGATGGAAAACGGACGACTGGGAGCCTTAACGGTAACCTGCACCACCGATGAACTGAATGGGCACCTGAGCCGGTTGTTCAGTCTGTCTGCTGATGATATTGCACTGCCGGCAGCGCCGGATAACCGTGCTCAGCCCGCCTCCGGGGCGCTGGTCAGCCTGACCAACGGGACCGTCAGGTTCGACGGGCATACCGTCTTTGAAGACTTGAACTGGCAGGTCAATCCGGCAGAGCATTGGCAGATTGTCGGGCCTAATGGCGCCGGCAAGAGTGTGTTACTGGCAATGATCACCGGCGATGACCCCCACTGTTACACCAATCAGCTGACGGTGTTTGGCTATAAGCGGGGTAGTGGCGAGAGCATCTGGGATATCAAACAGCATATTGGTCTGGTATCCAACAGCCT contains:
- a CDS encoding ATP-binding cassette domain-containing protein; amino-acid sequence: MSAIRISLRQLVASPHRNFTLHTDNLDLYPGQHCLLTGANGGGKSALLAVLAGEMMPQQGGCEVSGTLEWVSSYQQQALLEQERKKDSADILDVIATPTLAVEILLEESQDVSGCDTRYELTGQARRITDALCITDILKRPFTALSTGETRKLLLARAFLRQPDWLLLDEPFAGLDEKTTHALQQLLVEIAPHTTLVVATARWQDLPAGLFCHCGWMENGRLGALTVTCTTDELNGHLSRLFSLSADDIALPAAPDNRAQPASGALVSLTNGTVRFDGHTVFEDLNWQVNPAEHWQIVGPNGAGKSVLLAMITGDDPHCYTNQLTVFGYKRGSGESIWDIKQHIGLVSNSLYLQYRVNCSVRHALLSGFFDSIGLYQQPDRQQQAIAEQWLTLLQLSDQAHTPLQSLSEGDRRLVLIARAMIKQPALLILDEPCNGLDPLNRAKVLALTSRLMAQSTTTVLYVNHHREDTLKGKTSVLDLSDYQAG